In Candidatus Bathyarchaeia archaeon, a single genomic region encodes these proteins:
- the leuS gene encoding leucine--tRNA ligase — protein MERKWQKKWNWRKIHETEPSRRKPKYYVTAAYPYPNSPQHIGHARTYTIADVNARYHRMKGYNTLFPMGFHYTGTPLFAMSKRLREGDPEIVETFTKIYGIPQSTQEKLKDPKTMASYFREDIKKGMEEIGFSIDWRREFTTIDPLYNRYIEWHFQTLKQKGLITKGTHPVAWCPNDKSPVGVVDTMGDVEPDIGESYLVKFEQDGAFYPTSTLRPETIFGVTNLWVNPDATYTRANVDGESWIVSKEAVEKLQHQNHNVTVEREIRASDLLWKTVHNPVTAREIPIFPGSFVQPDNGTGLVMSVPGHAPYDFQALADLKEKYASSPETGQILQTVQPISIIRLEGFSDLPAADLIEKFKVKDQKDPRLEHATQELYSKEFHDGVMKENTGSYSGMHVAKAREAIVQELTRQGKIQILLELRNAPVVCRCGTKCLVHILENQWFINYGDPEWKKLAHKCLDQMVILPEELRPEFNYTMDWLKERACARAVGLGTKLPWDMNWIIEALSDSVVYMAYYILSKYFAKNWVVFRKFEKDKSRLSDAFFSFTLLGHGTLDAVARQTGIPKRILSAIRAEFEYFYPVDMRHSARDLVSNHLSFYIFHHSTLFPEKQWPKGIVANGFVLMEGAKMSKSLENIIPLRQGIAKFGADPVRVGVMVTAELGQDTDFSETLALSLQERLAALIGQSRKLGSKKTARKSRSSTLDRWMISRLSNAVHAATNALDRLRVRETINVILYHLENDIAWYNRRLGPKKSRSDNRDWVLRKVLETRTRMLAPLAPHTAEEMWSRIGNTGFVVQADWPEENENQKDPSAERAEALIRDVLDDTGEILKATGITPKRIAYYTATDWKWQVLLKALKAAEEKKRQSDFIKEVMADPQLRSLGKAAADYAGKAIQQANQMPNEMRRSRLEDGIVAENSIFADSADFYRREFKCAIDVWQEGDPKINDPKGRARMSEPYRPAIYLE, from the coding sequence ATGGAGAGGAAGTGGCAGAAGAAGTGGAACTGGCGCAAGATTCACGAAACAGAACCTAGCCGTCGAAAACCCAAGTACTATGTAACGGCCGCATACCCTTACCCTAACTCTCCCCAACATATTGGACACGCACGGACCTACACTATCGCCGACGTTAACGCCCGGTATCACCGGATGAAGGGCTACAACACGCTCTTCCCAATGGGCTTCCACTACACAGGCACCCCACTGTTCGCAATGAGCAAGCGTCTACGCGAGGGCGATCCGGAGATCGTTGAGACCTTCACCAAGATCTACGGAATCCCACAATCCACACAGGAGAAACTGAAAGACCCGAAAACGATGGCGTCGTACTTTCGGGAAGATATTAAGAAAGGAATGGAGGAGATCGGGTTCTCGATCGACTGGCGTCGAGAATTCACAACAATAGATCCACTCTACAATCGCTACATCGAATGGCACTTCCAGACCCTGAAACAGAAAGGCCTGATCACGAAAGGAACGCATCCGGTCGCGTGGTGTCCCAACGACAAGAGCCCTGTGGGAGTTGTCGACACAATGGGCGATGTGGAGCCTGATATCGGAGAATCATACTTGGTCAAGTTCGAACAGGATGGAGCTTTCTATCCCACTTCCACCCTGAGGCCTGAGACCATTTTCGGAGTCACCAACCTCTGGGTCAACCCGGATGCCACCTACACTAGAGCGAATGTTGACGGCGAGTCTTGGATCGTCAGCAAAGAAGCGGTGGAGAAACTACAACACCAGAACCACAATGTTACGGTAGAACGCGAAATCCGCGCGAGCGATCTGCTTTGGAAGACTGTCCACAACCCCGTCACTGCCCGGGAGATCCCAATCTTTCCGGGAAGCTTCGTGCAACCTGACAATGGAACAGGGCTAGTCATGTCCGTTCCGGGACATGCTCCCTACGACTTTCAAGCTCTGGCCGACCTCAAAGAGAAGTATGCTTCTTCACCGGAGACGGGGCAGATCCTTCAGACGGTCCAGCCAATATCAATAATCAGGCTCGAAGGCTTCTCTGATCTCCCGGCTGCAGATCTGATCGAGAAGTTCAAAGTCAAAGACCAGAAAGACCCTCGGTTAGAGCACGCCACCCAGGAACTATACTCAAAGGAATTCCACGACGGCGTAATGAAAGAGAACACGGGCAGCTACTCCGGCATGCATGTCGCCAAGGCGAGAGAGGCCATCGTCCAAGAACTGACAAGACAGGGAAAAATTCAGATCTTACTAGAGTTGAGAAATGCGCCGGTGGTCTGCCGGTGCGGGACCAAGTGTCTAGTCCACATCCTGGAAAACCAGTGGTTCATCAACTACGGCGACCCGGAATGGAAGAAGCTAGCCCACAAATGCCTAGACCAAATGGTCATCCTTCCGGAAGAGCTCCGGCCCGAATTCAACTACACAATGGACTGGCTGAAGGAAAGGGCCTGCGCACGCGCGGTAGGTCTCGGGACAAAGCTTCCGTGGGACATGAACTGGATCATCGAAGCACTATCCGACTCCGTCGTGTACATGGCCTACTACATACTATCGAAGTACTTCGCAAAGAACTGGGTGGTCTTCAGGAAATTCGAGAAAGACAAATCTAGGTTATCTGACGCCTTCTTCAGCTTCACACTTCTGGGACACGGAACCCTCGATGCCGTGGCCAGACAAACTGGGATACCCAAGAGAATACTGAGCGCTATTCGAGCCGAGTTCGAATACTTCTACCCGGTTGACATGCGCCACTCCGCTAGAGACCTCGTCTCCAACCATCTTTCTTTCTACATATTCCATCACTCAACCCTCTTCCCTGAGAAACAGTGGCCGAAGGGAATTGTCGCCAACGGTTTCGTCCTGATGGAAGGCGCGAAGATGTCGAAATCGCTCGAGAACATTATCCCGCTCCGACAGGGAATTGCCAAGTTCGGAGCAGATCCAGTCCGTGTGGGAGTAATGGTAACGGCTGAACTGGGCCAGGACACTGACTTCAGTGAAACCCTTGCCCTATCTCTCCAAGAGAGACTTGCAGCTCTGATAGGACAGTCGAGAAAACTAGGATCGAAGAAAACCGCTAGGAAATCGAGATCTTCCACGCTAGACCGGTGGATGATCAGCCGCTTGAGCAACGCAGTTCACGCGGCCACGAATGCGCTGGATAGGCTGAGGGTCAGAGAAACAATCAACGTCATCCTCTACCATCTTGAGAACGATATTGCATGGTACAATAGAAGACTGGGGCCAAAAAAGTCGAGGTCGGACAATCGAGACTGGGTTCTACGGAAGGTTCTGGAGACCAGAACGAGAATGCTTGCCCCGCTAGCTCCGCATACTGCGGAGGAGATGTGGAGCCGTATTGGAAACACGGGATTCGTTGTTCAGGCAGACTGGCCTGAAGAAAACGAGAATCAGAAGGATCCCTCGGCGGAACGAGCGGAAGCACTCATAAGAGATGTGCTGGATGATACGGGCGAGATTCTGAAGGCCACAGGCATCACCCCGAAGCGAATCGCATACTACACGGCGACTGATTGGAAGTGGCAGGTCCTCCTCAAAGCATTGAAGGCTGCAGAAGAGAAGAAGAGACAAAGCGACTTCATCAAGGAAGTCATGGCAGATCCTCAGCTTCGATCTCTAGGAAAGGCGGCTGCAGACTATGCTGGCAAAGCGATTCAACAGGCAAACCAGATGCCCAACGAGATGCGACGGTCACGCTTGGAAGATGGTATCGTTGCGGAGAATAGTATCTTTGCTGATTCAGCGGATTTCTATCGGCGAGAATTCAAGTGCGCGATCGACGTCTGGCAGGAGGGAGATCCAAAGATAAATGACCCTAAGGGACGGGCTAGGATGTCGGAACCGTACAGGCCGGCAATCTACCTGGAATGA
- the alaS gene encoding alanine--tRNA ligase, whose protein sequence is MPEINPEEFALQFFKEIGFIRRKCPSCGSNYWAAPDQTTCGEVPCAPYSFIGTPPTRRRYSLAEMRIQFMDYFAERGHARIKPYPIVARWRNDVYLVGASIYDFQPYVTEGTMPPPANPLVISQPCIRFTDIEQVGAAGRHMSIFEMGGAHAFNYPDKEIYWKDDTVRYHHKLLSDVMGVPSESITYKEHFWSGGGNAGPDLEGIVAGLEISTLVFMEYKVQGQDLIPLPIRTVDTGYGMERWAWLSQGSPSGFHAVYGPLLAQVMELAKVDLNENTLATLTKWAGIYGATSRASRDEYIEATAKEVGRDKEAFRHIVQNLEAAFAITDHTKSISFLLAEGVVPSNVGEGYLTRLIIRRAARLARQLGILQELPRIVEEQIKMWGGEFHLLREMRSEILEALKIEVEKYEDTISKGSEAVLRLSKELSSQGIRKIPTDQLVLLYDSQGLAPEIVKESAEKVGVEVDVPENFLTLVAERHSKPTTSLESPTTDPEWEARLKGLPATRALYYDDEYQTSFQAKIIATPAEKAVVLDQTCFYPEGGGQPADHGELRTESKKVKVTDVQKFGNVIVHYLDQPFDQEVDMVEGEIEWQRRVNLMRHHTGTHALIGSVRRVLGEHVWQAGAQKEVETSRLDITHWREITPKERERIEKLVNQVILRDLPVQVAWMAREKAEAKYGYRLYQGGAVPGSKIRVVTIRGWDAEACGGTHCKRTGELGVFKIEKISKLQDGVERIVFSAGEPALKRISQQSEALAKAGDLLKTTPDKLPESIKAIVAERDALERELDKVHAKTMETHVKQLAKKAMAVGQVRLVLMKTSKRRGIDSVEVANRLKETDPKMLAVIFEVSERVLVVVAAGSDAVAVGINAGQIVSESSKVLGGGGGGRPFFATGGGPSKDKADEALKVAEQVIAQQLKSVVAEEGISNAGPA, encoded by the coding sequence ATGCCAGAGATAAACCCGGAAGAATTCGCCCTCCAGTTCTTCAAAGAAATAGGATTTATTCGAAGAAAGTGTCCGTCGTGCGGCAGTAACTACTGGGCAGCTCCTGACCAGACAACTTGCGGTGAGGTTCCGTGCGCCCCGTACTCGTTCATCGGAACTCCTCCGACAAGAAGACGCTACAGTCTAGCTGAGATGCGGATCCAATTTATGGACTATTTCGCCGAACGCGGTCATGCAAGGATCAAGCCCTATCCGATTGTGGCTCGCTGGCGTAACGATGTCTACTTGGTAGGCGCGTCAATCTACGACTTCCAACCATACGTCACGGAAGGAACGATGCCTCCTCCTGCGAACCCGCTTGTCATAAGCCAGCCCTGTATTCGTTTCACCGACATCGAACAGGTCGGCGCGGCGGGTCGACACATGTCCATTTTCGAAATGGGGGGAGCACATGCCTTCAACTATCCGGACAAGGAAATCTACTGGAAAGACGATACCGTCCGCTACCACCACAAACTACTATCGGATGTAATGGGCGTCCCCTCCGAATCAATCACGTACAAGGAACACTTCTGGTCTGGCGGAGGAAATGCTGGCCCGGACCTAGAAGGAATCGTCGCGGGGCTGGAAATATCGACACTTGTCTTCATGGAATACAAGGTCCAAGGACAGGACCTCATACCACTTCCAATCAGGACAGTCGATACGGGGTACGGGATGGAAAGATGGGCTTGGCTTTCACAGGGCTCGCCAAGTGGATTCCACGCAGTATATGGCCCCCTTCTAGCTCAGGTTATGGAACTGGCGAAGGTCGACCTCAACGAGAATACGCTAGCAACCCTCACGAAGTGGGCCGGGATCTACGGCGCAACCAGCAGAGCCTCTAGAGACGAGTATATCGAAGCGACCGCGAAAGAAGTCGGACGCGACAAGGAAGCGTTCCGCCACATTGTGCAGAACCTAGAAGCTGCATTCGCAATCACCGACCATACAAAGTCGATTTCCTTCCTATTAGCCGAGGGCGTCGTTCCGTCTAACGTCGGTGAAGGCTATCTGACCCGGCTTATCATTCGCCGAGCAGCAAGACTGGCACGACAGCTAGGGATTCTTCAGGAGCTTCCCCGCATAGTCGAAGAACAGATCAAGATGTGGGGTGGAGAGTTCCACCTCCTTCGAGAGATGAGAAGTGAGATACTGGAAGCGCTGAAGATTGAAGTCGAAAAATACGAAGACACGATCAGCAAGGGATCTGAAGCGGTACTCCGACTCTCAAAGGAACTCTCGAGTCAAGGCATTCGAAAGATCCCTACAGATCAACTCGTCCTGCTCTACGACTCCCAGGGTCTAGCTCCTGAGATAGTGAAAGAAAGTGCGGAGAAGGTTGGAGTAGAGGTCGACGTTCCCGAGAACTTCCTGACGCTAGTCGCTGAACGCCACTCGAAGCCGACCACCAGTCTGGAGTCGCCCACTACCGATCCAGAATGGGAAGCAAGGTTGAAGGGTCTCCCGGCAACACGCGCGCTATACTACGACGATGAGTATCAGACCAGCTTCCAAGCGAAGATCATAGCAACACCCGCGGAAAAAGCGGTCGTGCTTGACCAGACCTGTTTCTATCCTGAAGGAGGAGGCCAACCTGCCGACCACGGCGAGCTCCGAACTGAAAGCAAGAAGGTGAAGGTTACGGATGTCCAGAAGTTCGGAAACGTGATCGTTCACTATTTGGACCAGCCTTTCGACCAAGAGGTTGACATGGTCGAGGGAGAGATCGAATGGCAGCGCCGCGTGAATCTGATGCGCCACCATACTGGCACTCACGCGCTGATAGGTTCAGTGCGCAGAGTGCTCGGCGAGCACGTCTGGCAAGCCGGCGCGCAGAAAGAGGTGGAGACAAGCAGGCTAGATATCACACACTGGCGTGAGATTACTCCGAAAGAAAGGGAACGGATCGAAAAACTGGTCAACCAGGTCATTCTTCGAGACCTACCTGTCCAGGTAGCATGGATGGCGCGAGAGAAGGCGGAGGCGAAGTACGGTTACAGGCTCTATCAGGGCGGCGCAGTTCCAGGATCCAAGATCCGAGTAGTGACAATCCGAGGATGGGACGCCGAAGCTTGCGGAGGAACGCACTGCAAGAGAACCGGAGAACTCGGGGTCTTCAAGATCGAGAAAATTAGCAAACTCCAAGACGGTGTCGAGAGAATCGTCTTCTCAGCAGGAGAACCGGCACTGAAACGGATCAGTCAGCAGAGCGAAGCTCTTGCAAAGGCAGGCGATCTCCTGAAGACAACGCCTGACAAGCTTCCAGAGTCAATCAAGGCAATCGTGGCGGAGAGGGATGCTCTCGAGAGAGAACTGGACAAGGTTCACGCAAAGACGATGGAGACCCATGTCAAGCAGCTAGCGAAGAAAGCCATGGCTGTTGGACAAGTCAGACTCGTACTGATGAAGACCTCGAAAAGAAGGGGCATCGATTCTGTCGAAGTCGCAAATCGGCTCAAGGAAACAGATCCTAAAATGCTCGCAGTAATATTCGAAGTCTCAGAACGCGTTCTGGTGGTCGTAGCGGCTGGCAGTGATGCGGTCGCTGTTGGCATCAATGCTGGACAAATTGTTTCAGAGTCCTCTAAGGTCCTAGGCGGAGGCGGGGGAGGACGACCCTTTTTCGCGACAGGAGGGGGTCCATCCAAGGACAAAGCCGATGAGGCGCTAAAGGTCGCGGAACAAGTCATCGCCCAACAGCTCAAATCAGTAGTCGCAGAGGAGGGGATCAGCAACGCCGGCCCAGCTTGA
- the rpl12p gene encoding 50S ribosomal protein P1, whose product MKYVYAALLLHSSAQPVTEENVKKVVIAAGSKVEEAQVKALVAALSEVNIDEALKSASVMSAPVAAPAAPTESKKEDKKPAEEEKKKEEEALAGLGALFG is encoded by the coding sequence GTGAAGTATGTTTACGCTGCACTCCTGCTGCACTCATCAGCGCAGCCAGTAACAGAAGAGAACGTGAAAAAAGTCGTAATCGCGGCGGGCAGCAAAGTCGAAGAAGCCCAAGTCAAAGCCCTCGTCGCAGCACTATCCGAAGTCAACATCGACGAAGCTCTAAAATCCGCCAGTGTAATGTCCGCCCCTGTTGCAGCACCAGCAGCGCCGACCGAGTCAAAGAAGGAAGACAAGAAGCCAGCCGAAGAAGAGAAGAAGAAAGAAGAGGAAGCCCTAGCTGGACTCGGGGCACTTTTCGGTTAG
- a CDS encoding 50S ribosomal protein L10 translates to MSTTRKVASWKKEAIAQLQVLLEKYPVIAAADLTKVRSSQIHELRKRLRDRVAMVVTKNNLLRKSVELSESSHGRVGEFVKDLQGSNILLFTDVNPYSLIILLEKSKVRVPAKAGDIATGEIMVPAGNTGLPPGPVISEFGEIKVQTRIEGGSIWVARDSVVARRGDLITPKMASVLSKLGLKPMEAGLTLSTAFDNGTILRSEDLVLDISSYRKDVFQAVSNAFSLSMDAGYVTPENAPRILGKGMREALAIAVEAGFLESGTVEPVLRRAVMNANALNQKISSATPGNP, encoded by the coding sequence ATGTCAACAACCCGGAAAGTTGCTTCTTGGAAGAAAGAGGCAATAGCCCAGCTGCAAGTTCTCTTGGAGAAGTATCCTGTAATAGCAGCAGCCGACCTAACTAAGGTTCGCTCATCCCAGATCCACGAATTACGCAAACGTCTACGAGACAGGGTCGCGATGGTGGTGACCAAGAACAATCTGTTGCGGAAATCAGTGGAGCTATCGGAGTCCAGTCATGGGAGGGTCGGAGAGTTCGTCAAGGACCTCCAGGGATCTAACATACTATTATTCACCGATGTCAACCCCTACTCTCTCATAATACTGCTCGAAAAAAGCAAGGTCAGGGTACCGGCCAAAGCCGGAGACATTGCAACAGGCGAGATCATGGTTCCGGCAGGAAACACCGGACTGCCCCCCGGCCCGGTGATCTCCGAATTCGGAGAGATCAAAGTCCAGACAAGAATCGAGGGAGGAAGCATCTGGGTTGCAAGAGACTCTGTAGTCGCCAGACGAGGAGACCTGATCACGCCGAAGATGGCTTCCGTGCTTTCCAAACTTGGACTCAAGCCTATGGAGGCCGGGCTCACCCTGTCTACAGCATTTGATAACGGCACCATCCTCAGATCTGAGGATCTAGTCCTCGATATCAGCTCCTATCGAAAAGACGTCTTCCAAGCCGTAAGCAACGCGTTTAGCCTTTCAATGGATGCTGGCTATGTGACTCCTGAGAACGCGCCTAGAATCCTGGGGAAGGGAATGAGAGAGGCGCTGGCGATCGCCGTAGAAGCAGGCTTCCTTGAAAGCGGTACCGTCGAACCGGTGCTGAGACGCGCAGTCATGAACGCAAACGCGTTGAACCAGAAGATTTCCAGCGCGACACCCGGAAACCCTTAA
- a CDS encoding 50S ribosomal protein L1 has protein sequence MPLSKDSITRALADVRSKTPKRKFTQAIELSVKLREIDLKKPEGRINENLELPTAADKDSKVAVIAGGDLAVRAKNAGADIVIGREDLDKLGREKKQARKIAQSYDFFVAEAPLMPQVGKTLGQILGPRGKMPTPIPPTAPIDDIIKRQRRNVRLKMKDQPVIQAKVGTEDMSDDVLVLNIQTVISRLEAKLEKGPKNIKAVSIKASMGPLVKIPLATVA, from the coding sequence ATGCCCCTGTCTAAGGATTCAATCACAAGAGCACTGGCTGACGTGAGGAGTAAGACACCGAAGAGGAAATTTACCCAGGCAATCGAACTATCAGTCAAGCTTCGCGAGATAGACCTGAAGAAGCCTGAAGGCAGGATTAACGAGAACCTAGAACTCCCTACAGCTGCTGACAAGGATTCGAAAGTTGCAGTGATTGCGGGCGGCGACCTGGCCGTTCGAGCAAAGAATGCTGGCGCGGACATCGTTATTGGCAGGGAGGACTTAGACAAGCTGGGACGGGAAAAAAAACAGGCCAGGAAGATCGCTCAAAGCTACGACTTCTTCGTCGCAGAGGCCCCATTGATGCCTCAGGTGGGAAAGACCCTTGGGCAGATTCTCGGACCTAGGGGCAAGATGCCGACACCGATACCTCCTACAGCGCCGATTGATGATATCATCAAGCGCCAGCGACGCAACGTACGGCTCAAGATGAAGGATCAGCCCGTAATCCAGGCTAAGGTCGGAACTGAAGACATGTCGGATGATGTCCTGGTTCTGAATATTCAGACGGTTATCTCGCGGTTGGAGGCGAAACTGGAAAAGGGTCCCAAGAACATCAAGGCAGTCTCGATCAAAGCCTCGATGGGACCACTGGTAAAGATACCTCTCGCCACGGTGGCATAG
- a CDS encoding 50S ribosomal protein L11, which translates to MADKKTVDAIIDGGKATAGVPLGPQLGPLGVNILQIVNRINELTKAYAGMKVPVKILVNVEDKSFEVEIGTPTTSALIVKELGVEKGSATPKATKVGNLSPEQIVKIAQMKRTDSYARTLKSAVKEVAGACVSMGVTVDAKEPKDFIKNLDAGQYDAALKELE; encoded by the coding sequence CTGGCCGACAAGAAAACAGTTGACGCGATAATAGACGGCGGCAAAGCCACAGCTGGCGTCCCACTCGGTCCACAGCTCGGACCTTTGGGAGTAAACATCCTACAGATCGTAAACAGGATCAACGAGCTCACCAAGGCTTACGCGGGGATGAAAGTCCCTGTGAAGATCCTCGTGAACGTGGAAGACAAGAGCTTCGAGGTTGAAATCGGCACACCCACCACCTCCGCGTTGATAGTCAAGGAACTGGGAGTCGAGAAGGGCTCGGCAACGCCCAAAGCGACGAAGGTAGGCAATCTATCTCCTGAACAGATCGTGAAGATTGCTCAGATGAAACGGACCGATAGCTACGCGCGAACTCTGAAATCGGCTGTAAAGGAGGTTGCCGGTGCGTGTGTAAGCATGGGCGTTACGGTGGATGCTAAGGAACCAAAAGACTTCATCAAGAACCTCGACGCAGGTCAGTATGACGCTGCGCTAAAGGAACTGGAATAG
- a CDS encoding transcription elongation factor Spt5, with the protein MATQTQKTSIYAVRTTSGQERTVVDLMASRIQPKKLPIVAILAPEVIKGYIFVEAMGPHFVDEAIAGTRHARTRTKGVVSMAAIERFIVTKPVIEELSVGNLVEVVGGPFRGLKAKITHVDKVKQEVVIELLEEGFATLPITVHADYVKLVSRGEVEEAGRQENS; encoded by the coding sequence GTGGCGACCCAAACTCAGAAGACTTCCATATACGCAGTCCGCACAACCAGCGGACAAGAGAGAACTGTAGTAGACCTCATGGCCAGCAGAATCCAGCCTAAGAAACTGCCGATTGTTGCAATACTCGCTCCAGAAGTTATCAAAGGCTACATCTTCGTCGAAGCAATGGGGCCCCACTTTGTCGATGAAGCAATAGCAGGGACAAGACACGCCCGAACCAGAACAAAAGGCGTCGTGTCCATGGCAGCCATCGAGCGATTCATCGTAACCAAACCAGTCATCGAAGAGCTAAGCGTCGGAAACCTCGTCGAAGTTGTCGGTGGACCATTCAGAGGACTGAAGGCAAAGATCACCCACGTTGACAAAGTCAAACAGGAGGTTGTCATCGAACTATTGGAAGAAGGCTTCGCAACATTGCCCATTACTGTACACGCCGACTATGTGAAGCTCGTGAGTAGAGGAGAGGTAGAGGAAGCTGGCCGACAAGAAAACAGTTGA
- a CDS encoding protein translocase SEC61 complex subunit gamma: MGIGDFLQSARRLFHVAQKPDWQETKLNIKIILIGVAIVGGIGFVLRILFWVVGLYQLPASQAPAR; encoded by the coding sequence ATGGGCATTGGAGACTTCCTTCAATCGGCGAGACGCCTATTTCACGTAGCCCAGAAGCCAGACTGGCAAGAAACGAAACTCAACATCAAAATCATCCTGATAGGAGTAGCGATCGTCGGGGGAATAGGGTTCGTTCTCAGAATTCTTTTCTGGGTAGTCGGACTGTACCAGTTGCCGGCTAGCCAGGCTCCTGCTAGGTAA
- the argF gene encoding ornithine carbamoyltransferase — protein sequence MVGLKGRDILSLVELSPREIDLILKRSSIMARQKRVLQQLKGKAVALIFQKPSTRTRVSFETAVAQLGGHPVYLSWNEMQLGRGETISDTAKVLDRYVRAIMARVYSHDDLVVLAENTDAPVINGLSDKHHPCQILADLLTLIQYKKRLKGLKLAYVGDGNNVCNSLLIGCAKIGVNISVARPQGYGPDPEAIRHAQEAAEASGASISITEDPEEAVKAADAVYTDTFVSMGMEKEKEARLSMFIPKYQVNRTLLSHAKPGAIFLHCLPAHRGEEVTGDVIDGPQSVVWDEAENRLHTAKGLLSLIL from the coding sequence TTGGTTGGTCTGAAAGGGCGAGACATTCTCTCGTTGGTCGAATTGTCTCCAAGGGAGATCGATCTTATTCTGAAACGCTCTTCGATAATGGCACGCCAGAAGAGGGTTCTGCAACAACTCAAGGGAAAGGCGGTAGCGCTGATATTTCAAAAACCTTCGACAAGAACCCGCGTCTCCTTCGAAACGGCAGTCGCTCAACTCGGTGGCCACCCCGTCTATCTCAGCTGGAATGAAATGCAGCTGGGACGAGGAGAAACGATTTCGGACACCGCTAAGGTGTTGGACAGGTACGTCAGAGCCATAATGGCGCGAGTCTATTCCCACGACGACCTAGTCGTACTCGCTGAGAATACGGACGCACCTGTCATCAATGGCCTCTCGGACAAGCACCACCCATGCCAGATTCTCGCAGATCTCTTGACGCTAATCCAGTACAAGAAACGCTTGAAGGGCCTAAAACTAGCCTACGTAGGCGACGGAAACAATGTATGCAACAGCCTTTTGATCGGGTGTGCGAAGATAGGGGTCAACATATCTGTTGCAAGGCCTCAAGGCTATGGCCCGGACCCGGAAGCAATCAGACACGCCCAAGAGGCTGCCGAGGCGTCAGGAGCGTCTATTAGCATCACGGAGGATCCTGAAGAGGCGGTGAAAGCCGCAGATGCTGTCTATACGGACACATTCGTTTCAATGGGAATGGAGAAAGAGAAGGAGGCCCGACTATCGATGTTCATTCCGAAATACCAAGTCAATAGGACGCTACTCTCGCACGCTAAGCCTGGTGCAATCTTTCTCCACTGCCTCCCTGCCCACAGGGGCGAGGAAGTTACTGGAGACGTAATCGATGGTCCCCAGTCAGTGGTCTGGGATGAAGCTGAAAACAGGTTGCATACTGCTAAGGGACTTCTTTCGCTCATCCTTTAG
- a CDS encoding Rdx family protein codes for MVDLEITYCQPCGHQPRAVDMVNQLLATYGMPLNRKLTISLKPADQGVFDVVLDGQLIFSKHQQGRFPTMDDLKKPLDQKLTISLETPQ; via the coding sequence ATGGTTGATCTAGAAATAACCTATTGCCAGCCTTGTGGTCACCAGCCACGCGCTGTTGACATGGTCAATCAATTGCTTGCGACTTATGGCATGCCGCTAAATCGCAAGCTGACGATCTCGTTGAAACCAGCGGACCAGGGAGTCTTTGACGTTGTACTTGATGGCCAATTGATCTTTTCCAAGCACCAACAGGGTCGGTTTCCGACCATGGACGATCTTAAGAAACCGCTTGACCAGAAGCTCACGATTTCTCTAGAGACTCCACAATAG